The following are encoded together in the Argopecten irradians isolate NY unplaced genomic scaffold, Ai_NY scaffold_0202, whole genome shotgun sequence genome:
- the LOC138312090 gene encoding uncharacterized protein, which translates to MEESTNEDSDLKENANERVDDKEFEDSENAGKDDRNEMEESTNEDSDLKENVNERVNDKEFEDLENAGKDDRNEMEESTNEDSDLKENVNERVDDKEFEDSENVGKYDRNEMEESTNEDSDLKENVNERVDDKEFEDSENAGKDDRNEMEESTNEDSDSEEEMDESANADSDFKLENEGSANESDSVEEIDEDSTNEEGCSASGEVMVEDSINEGCSASGEVMDEEVENVRTTSSSSAVSCSHECLPEELIERDTKNPSIFIRKKLTSKHTATGRKKATDRVYNNYHCCFICKKLCTNIVKHLLTHKDNPETNELISLKGAKDESKSKVLQILLRNKGDHAHNLAVKIEGGELIISRKTGRFCSEEYGPCPNCLEWIKLEAYRPKHAKTCPAVKNSSKTMTKGEAIVRSSTMLEEVSDAPSQKLVSEVYTIMSRDDVTECAKGDPLIVSLGNNWLKRNMGNKLKRKYYSSSRMRGAARLLQHLRTITNTNMTMSKFICPMYFDKMCEAALLCASMENDDEEDLKSPSSTLEIGFDIKRMKNLKLGLALKSDDKDQKREAEEFTTLLKMEWSISVSRMAHLKLREDRMNRPHKPLPIPQDLSILGGRVSSELKEMGMNVKKTFENYKRAVMLLETRLLTYNKRRSGELEALSLENYKSRSQGLDEADRALMGEDLTDLEKYLVTSQELIQIRGKNGKIVPILVPEDAKTLMADDVRRAVGVKPWNNYVFANTEDEVPRKKPCTRQAWTEEEETEIKELLHSNFQTKTFPKMKECMGAISKSRRKGGVVWKRKWETIKKKVIRMMKKNPHLKP; encoded by the exons ATGGAAGAATCGACAAATGAGGACAGTGACTTAAAGGAGAATGCAAATGAGAGGGTGGATGACAAGGAATTCGAGGATTCGGAAAACGCGGGAAAAGACGATAGGAATGAAATGGAAGAATCGACAAATGAGGACAGTGACTTAAAGGAGAATGTGAATGAGAGGGTCAATGACAAGGAATTTGAGGATTTGGAAAACGCGGGAAAAGACGATAGGAATGAAATGGAAGAATCGACAAATGAGGACAGTGACTTAAAGGAGAATGTGAATGAGAGGGTCGATGACAAGGAATTCGAGGATTCGGAAAACGTGGGAAAATACGATAGGAATGAAATGGAAGAATCGACAAATGAGGACAGTGACTTAAAGGAGAATGTGAATGAGAGGGTCGATGACAAGGAATTCGAGGATTCGGAAAACGCGGGAAAAGACGATAGGAATGAAATGGAAGAATCGACAAATGAGGACAGTGACAGTGAGGAGGAAATGGATGAATCGGCAAATGCGGACAGTGACTTCAAATTGGAAAATGAAGGATCAGCAAATGAAAGTGATAGTGTGGaggaaattgatgaggattcaACAAATGAGGAAGGATGCAGCGCCAGTGGGGAGGTAATGGTTGAGGATTCAATAAATGAAGGATGCAGCGCCAGTGGGGAGGTAATGGATGAGGAAGTTGAGAATGTCCGCACTACGTCCAGCAGCTCTGCTGTATCATGCAGTCATGAGTGTTTACCAGAGGAATTGATTGAGCGCGATACCAAAAATCCGAGCATTTTTATCAGAAAGAAGTTAACGTCGAAACACACGGCTACAGGACGGAAGAAGGCCACAGATCGCGTTTACAACAATTACCACTGCTGCTTCATTTGCAAGAAACTGTGTACAAACATAGTAAAACACCTATTGACACACAAAGACAATCCAGAAACAAATGAACTAATTTCCCTTAAAGGAGCAAAAGATGAAAGCAAATCAAAAGTTCTGCAAATATTGTTGAGGAATAAGGGTGACCATGCCCATAACCTGGCCGTTAAAATAGAAGGAGGAGAACTTATCATATCGCGAAAAACTGGACGTTTCTGTTCTGAGGAATATGGGCCATGTCCCAATTGTTTAGAATGGATCAAGCTTGAAGCCTATCGCCCTAAACACGCAAAAACATGCCCCGCAGTTAAAAACAGCTCTAAAACAATGACAAAAGGAGAAGCAATTGTTAGATCGTCCACAATGCTGGAAGAAGTAAGCGATGCTCCTTCACAAAAGCTTGTGTCTGAAGTCTACACAATCATGTCACGTGATGATGTAACGGAATGCGCTAAAGGGGATCCGCTAATTGTATCGCTGGGAAACAATTGGCTTAAGAGGAACATGGGAAATAAATTGAAAAGGAAATATTATTCTTCGTCGCGAATGAGAGGAGCAGCTAGACTCCTTCAACATCTCAGGACAATCACTAACACAAATATGACAATGAGCAAATTTATATGCCCCATGTACTTCGACAAAATGTGTGAGGCAGCACTCCTGTGTGCAAGCATGGAGAATGACGATGAAGAAGACTTGAAAAGTCCATCCAGTACATTAGAGATCGGATTTGACATCAAACGAATGAAAAACCTTAAGCTAGGATTGGCATTGAAATCTGATGACAAAGACCAAAAGAGGGAAGCGGAAGAATTTACAACGCTTCTGAAAATGGAGTGGAGTATTTCAGTATCCAGAATGGCACATCTAAAACTTAGAGAGGACCGCATGAACAGGCCTCACAAGCCTCTTCCGATACCGCAGGATTTGTCCATCCTTGGAGGACGAGTTTCATCAGAACTTAAGGAAATGGGAATGAACGTTAAGAAGACCTTTGAAAACTACAAACGGGCTGTAATGTTGTTGGAAACACGGCTTTTGACCTACAACAAGCGTCGCTCAGGAGAACTAGAGGCTTTGAG TCTTGAAAACTACAAGTCAAGATCGCAAGGATTGGACGAGGCAGATCGGGCACTGATGGGGGAGGATCTAACGGACTTGGAGAAATACCTTGTAACGAGCCAGGAGTTGATCCAGATCAGAGGAAAG AATGGAAAAATTGTTCCAATTCTTGTTCCTGAGGATGCAAAAACACTGATGGCTGATGATGTAAGGAGGGCAGTTGGTGTCAAACCTTGGAACAATTATGTATTCGCAAACACAG
- the LOC138312088 gene encoding sodium-dependent glucose transporter 1-like, giving the protein MKGNSESTKENDCYEEELEMTQLNSLCHDDGPFSADQDGKSSVGSCEVNHSHARTDHRFREILMCTICLYIAKFMQGWSQALFGPSYIDLRMISSTDLASGSWILTSRFIGSTIGSTIQGVLAGRWNSKLVFGSSMIGSCIAFAVIPWCSNLTAMITGHVVLGVGLGIYASGTLVYLQTYTESGARKADSCFLELN; this is encoded by the exons ATGAAAGGAAATAGCGAATCCACGAAAGAAAATGATTGTTATGAGGAAGAACTAGAGATGACTCAGTTAAACTCTTTATGCCATGATGATGGCCCGTTCTCCGCTGATCAAGATGGAAAATCAAGCGTGGGGTCATGTGAAGTAAACCACAGTCATGCGAGGACAGACCACCGATTCCGAGAAATATTGATGTGCactatatgtctatatatagcCAAATTTATGCAG GGATGGAGTCAAGCTTTATTTGGTCCGTCTTACATAGATTTAAGAATGATAAGCAGTACAGACCTCGCCTCTGGGTCATGGATCCTGACCTCGCGGTTCATTGGTTCAACGATAGGATCGACGATACAGGGAGTGTTGGCAGGTCGATGGAACAGCAAACTCGTATTTGGATCATCGATGATTGGCAGTTGCATCGCATTTGCTGTTATACCATGGTGTTCAAACCTCACGGCCATGATAACCGGGCATGTCGTTCTTGGGGTCGGACTTGGAATTTATGCATCAGGTACATTG GTATATCTGCAGACATATACCGAATCTGGGGCAAGAAAAGCCGACTCATGCTTTTTGGAACTCAACTAA